The genome window TTGACACGTGAATATGTTAGACTTCGAGATAATATGGAAAATTACTTTAGAATTGCACCAACAAGACCAAAAACAAATAAACATGCAAGAATTGTTTCTTTATTAACACCATTTAGTTATAACAAGATGCATTTATTAGATTATAGTAGTCGTTCTGTATTTAGTGATATTTATTCATATAATGGAGATGGCAAAGTTCATGATGATGCTCTTGATGCATTATCAGCAGCATATTTAATTATGTCTTTAAATTATCGTGATAGAAGTCAACATTTTACTAAATTTACTTTCATTTAGCTTATAAATTATTGTATAATAATTACATAAGGAGATTCTTTATGGAGTATATGCAAATGGAGCCTGTAATTACTAGGCAGATGGTATTAAATGAGCTTGTAAAAGCTGGTATTAAGAGAGATATTGCGGACGATTTA of Borrelia hispanica CRI contains these proteins:
- a CDS encoding phage terminase large subunit family protein: LTREYVRLRDNMENYFRIAPTRPKTNKHARIVSLLTPFSYNKMHLLDYSSRSVFSDIYSYNGDGKVHDDALDALSAAYLIMSLNYRDRSQHFTKFTFI